The genomic region ACGCCTTTGAAGGGAAATGAGAATTTTGCTAGTTAGAGATCCAGTAAACTGAACCTAGCGAAAGATTAAATCCCCTATGACTCAACTCAATGTAGAAGGCATTCCTCAATCAACTCCTGATAAAGAATTTACTTTAACTTTTGCCCGTCACGAAACCTTTCATCCTCGTTTTAGCTGGTTGAAAAAAGGGTTTGATGCTGCCCGTCAAAATTCAAACATTTTTCTACAAGACGATGCACCTGTGCGCCTTGGCGTGGGAAAAAACATGGTGCGTTCCATCCGATATTGGTGTCGGGCGTTTAAAGTTTTACAAGATGATCAACCGACTGAATTGGGTGAAAAGCTACTCGGTGATGGCGCATGGGATCCTTTTTTAGAAGATCCCGCTTCGTTATGGTTACTGCATTGGAATTTGCTAAAACCCACTTGTGAAGCAGCAGCTTGGTACTATGTTTTTAATCTATTTCGGCAAGTGGAATTTACAGCAGATGACTTAACTAGGGAAATTCAAGATTACACCCATCAACTAGGAAGAAAAATTGCCGATTCTTCGATCAAAAAAGATGTGACTTGTCTGCTGCGAATGTATGTGGAACAAGGGGATCCGAAAAAGCTGAGTGAAGATTCCATTGATTCCCCGTTTACAACTCTAAACCTCATCCAAAGCACAGGAGATTCTAAACATTATCTCTTTAAGGTGGGACATAAACTGACATTACCCCCAGCAGTGATTGTGGCGAGTTGTTTAGAATTTGCAGCGAGTCGGGGAACGCAGAAAACCATCTCCATTGCTACCCTTGCTTATGAAATGGGCAGCCCTGGGTTAGTTTTTAAGCTAGGAGAAAGTGCGATTTACGACGCGATCGAAGCAA from Cyanobacteria bacterium GSL.Bin1 harbors:
- a CDS encoding DUF4007 family protein — its product is MTQLNVEGIPQSTPDKEFTLTFARHETFHPRFSWLKKGFDAARQNSNIFLQDDAPVRLGVGKNMVRSIRYWCRAFKVLQDDQPTELGEKLLGDGAWDPFLEDPASLWLLHWNLLKPTCEAAAWYYVFNLFRQVEFTADDLTREIQDYTHQLGRKIADSSIKKDVTCLLRMYVEQGDPKKLSEDSIDSPFTTLNLIQSTGDSKHYLFKVGHKLTLPPAVIVASCLEFAASRGTQKTISIATLAYEMGSPGLVFKLGESAIYDAIEAMTAACDSLMLSDTAGLIQFSFRDHPLTLADDILDKYFQARNGNVS